Genomic DNA from Bacillus sp. Marseille-P3661:
TGTCTATTTAGTTGGGCCTAGAGAAGTAATGGAAGAAACAACTCAAAAAGTTAATATTGACACAAATCAGTGGGAGCCGCTTGCATCTGCAGCACTTCCAGCAGAAGATGTAAAAAATATTGTAGCTGATTTGAAAAAGGCAAAAAAACCACTAGTTATTACCTCATATTTAGGAAGAGAACGAGAAGCTGTTGAAGAGTTAGTAAAATTATGTGAGTCACTTTCAATTCCGGTAATTGAATCGGTTCCAAGCTATATGAACTTTCCGGGTGATCACTCACTTCACTGTGGGTACCAATGGTGGAATTCTCCAGACAAAATAGAACTGTTAACGGATGCTGACGTAATTCTCGTGTTAGATAGTGACGTACCTTGGATTCCAATGAAACATAAACCAAATGGGGATTGTATTATTTACCATATTGATGTTGATCCGTTAAAGCAGCAAATGCCGTTATGGTACATTAAATCGAAGAGATCTTTTTATGCCGATTGTAAGATTGCATTAAGGCAAATCAATGAAATGCTAGACAACGAGAGCTTAGATAAAACGGAAATTGTAACAAGACGAGGAAAGATATCAAACATTCATCAACAACAAGTTGAAGAAGAGCAAGAACTCGAGCAAATTAATTCTGAGTATATTACACCAGAATATCTCACCTCTTGTATTCGTGAAATTGTTGATGAAAATACAATTATTTTAAATGAGGGGATTTCCAATTACCCTATCATATATAAACATATTAGGTCTAATAAACCCGGTTCTATCATTAGCAGTGGTGCGGGTTCGCTGGGCTGGCATGGTGGGGCAGCAATTGGGGTAAAGCTTGCATATAAGGATAAAACAGTTATTTCTTTAACTGGTGATGGATCGTATATGTTTAGTGTACCTTCAACCGTTCATTGGATGGCAAGAAAGTATAATACTCCGTTTTTAACAGTTATCTATAATAATAGAGGCTGGAAATCTCCTAAGCTATCAACATTAGGTGTTCATCCTGATGGCGTTGCTAATGAAATGAGCGAGTTTCATGTAGATTTTGGTCCTGTGACAGATTATGCGAAAGTTGCTGAAGCTGCAGGCGGAGCATATGCACAAACAGTAAAAGACCCTAAAGACGTAAAGGGAGCTCTACAAAATGCTTTACAAGCCATTAAAGAAGGAAGAGCAGCTGTGCTAGATGTGTATTTACCTGCCATTCATCCAGAAAAGGATGTAGATTTTGGCGATAAAGCTGTTACCTTGATGAAATAAATAGTACAAGTGTGGTGGTAAGCCCACCCGCTTTTCTATCAGTTACAGAAAGCGTTTTCTAAAAATTAAAAATAAAAATATGGGGTGTATTTTATGAGTAATGTAGAAGGATTAAACAAAAGCTTTTTAAATGGTGAGTCTGTAGAGAGATTAAACAAAAGTTTTATCAATGGTAAGTGGGAGGAAGGTTTAAGCAGCAGATCCTATGATATTGTAAATCCTTATGATAAATCTGTGATTACATCTGTGAAATTGGCAACATCCAAACAGGTTGAGGAAGCCTTTGAGTTAGCTGCGGAAGCTCAAAAAAGCTGGGCAAAAACAACCGTTGAGGAAAGAAGAGAGGTTTTACAAAAGGCAGCGGACTATTTAAAAGAAAATCATGATGAGATTGTTCAAATCTTAAGTAGAGAAACAGGTGGCACTATATTAAAGGCGAATGTAGAACACCACCTGACTATGGAATTTTTGGAGGAAGCAATAAAATATGCTGATGAGGTGGGTACATCTCGCGAAGTACCAGGTGGACCTGAAGGGAAGGTTAACAAAATCTATCGTCTGCCATTAGGAGTTATTGCATCGATTTCTCCATTTAACTTCCCTATGAATCTATCAATGAGAACAATTGCCCCAGCGATTGCATTAGGCAATAGCGTTGTACACAAGCCTGATATCCAAGTTGGTTTATCTGGTGGTGTTATTTTGGCAAAAGCATTTGAATTTGCTGGTTTGCCAAAGGGTGTGTTCAATATGATTCTAACGGATATTGAAGAAATTGGCGATGATATGCTGACAAATCCTCATTCTAAGTTAATTAGTTTCACAGGATCCACTGCAGTTGGTAGACACATTGGTGAAATTGCCGGAAGAAACCTAAAACGTGTTGCACTTGAATTGGGTGGTAATAGTCCTTTAGTTGTATTATCAGATGCTGATGTTGATCAGGCTGTAAACGCAGCGGTTTTTGGAAAGTTCATTCACCAAGGTCAAATTTGTATGATTATTAATCGTATTATCGTTCATCAAGATGTTTATGATGAATTTGTTGAAAAATTTGTAGAGCGGGCTAAAGCCCTTCCTTATGGGGATCAAACAGATCCAACAACAGTAATTGGGCCGCTTGTGAATGAACGTCAAATGGAAAAAGCACTCAACTTTATTGAGCAAGCGAAAAAAGACGGTGTAACAGTCGCATTGGAAGGTAAAAAGGTTGGCAATGTATTAACACCAACTGTCTTCACTGATGTAGACCCGTCTAGCAATCTAGCTCAAAGTGAGCTCTTTGCGCCAATCGCAACGATTATTAAAGCGCAATCAGATGAGATTGCAATTGAAATCGCAAATAATACAGAACACGGCTTAAGCTCAGCTATTTTCACAAAGGATTTAGAAAAAGGGGAAGAGCTTGCACTACAAGTGGATGCGGGTATGACACATATTAATGACCAAACTGTAAACGACGCACCAAATATTCCATTTGGAGGAAATAAATCGAGTGGGTTAGGTCGTTTTGGTAACCCTTGGGTAGTCGGAGAGTTCACGACTACGAAGTGGGTATCTGTGCAAACAAAGTATCGCCAATTCCCATTCTAAAATAACTCTACCTTTAAATGAGTGACCGACGGAAGGATGAAGGTAATGAGAATTGCAATTGCTGGTGCAGGAGCGATGGGAAGTCGATTTGGATATAAGCTAGTTGAGACAGGTCATGACGTATTACTAGTTGATAGCTGGGAGGAACATGTTCGAACCATACAAACAAACGGTCTACTAGTCAAAGAAGACCATGGGATGAAGTCAGTTAAAATAAAAAGTGCACTTCCTCAAGAAAGTGAAGGAGAATTTGATCTTCTGCTTATTTTGACAAAATCGATGCAAACCGACCAAATGATGATGAACTGTCAACATTTAATCAATTCTTCAACATCCGTTTTAACTTTACAAAACGGTCTTGGTAATATCGAAGTGATTGAAAAATATGTTTCCCGTGATCGTATATTTGCTGGAGTGACAACATACGCAGCAGAAGTGCTTGGACCAGGTAAGGTCCAAGCACTTGGATCCGGAGATACAGAGATCATGCAAATTGACGGTAATGACTCTGCAACTGTTAAACTGATAGCGCAAGCATTAAACGCAGCGGGTGTGCGTACAGAGATATCCTCCAATGTTTTGGCAAGCATTTGGAAAAAAGTCTCCTTTAATTGTGCGCTGAATCCAATATGCACATTAATGAATAATACTGTTGCGACTGTTGGGTGTTATGAGGGTATTCAAGATTTTGTCGCTGGTATTATCGATGAAATATTACTAGTGGCTAAGTCGGAAAATATTGACATCGAAAAAGAATCAATCATAACAATGGTGAACAGTGTATTTGATCCGAAGATGTCAGGTCACCACATCCCATCGATGCTACAGGATATATTGAACGGTAGACAGACGGAAGTGGACTACTTGAATGGTGCGATTGTTCGATTAGGAGAAAAATATAATATCCCTACTCCAAATAATAAACAAATTTGGCATTTAATTAAAATGTTAGAGCATACAACGAAAACCCCATATATCCATGAGGTTATTCGTTGAGATGGTCGCATAATTTTTGTTAAGGGCCCGGTTAAATGTTCAAGTAAACCATTATAGTAAAAACCAATGAAAACGATAGATACAACATAATTGTAATATAATGGGATAGTATATATAATTAATTCTGAATATTTATTAATTTCAAAATAAATAAATATATCAACTATTTTACATCTACTGATTTACTTTAAGGGATCCATTTGCGGCTAATTATAGGGAAATAGGATAATAGCCTTTATATCTTAAAGAACAGGAGTGGTAAGAAAGTGAAGAAAATGGTGAGATTTAGTTTTGTCATACTTACTGTATTAAGCATGTTAGTTATTGCAGCTTGTGGAAGTAGTTCATCTTCGTCATCATCTAGTGGGGCCGCGCAGCCTGAAGGGAGTAATGAAAAACAAGAAAACAATTCAGAAAGTACTGGTGAAGATGTGCTAGTTTTAAAGTTGGGTCACATTTCGCCGGAAAATACGAATGCACATCAAGCTTCTGTAAATTTTAAAGAATTGGTTGAAGAAAAAAGTAATGGGAAAGTAAAAATTGAGATATATCCATTTAGACAATTAGGTGGAGACCGTGAATTATTAGAACAAATGCAGTTTGGAACTTTAGACTTTGGTTTAATTAATGCACCGCCAGTATCCGGATTTGCACCAGAAACAGCTATAATGGATTTGCCATTCCTATTCAAGAGCTGGGATCATGTAGAAAATTTCTTAGCAAATACAGAGGTAGCTGAAGAGTATAAAAGTTTGACTGAGTCTGCTAATTTGAAAACGCTATCCCTTATGGCAAGAGGATATAGACATATCACAAATTCAAAGAAACCAATTGAAACATTAGAAGATTTAAATGGTCTAAAAATACGAGTAATTGAAAGTCCGATTTATGTACAGTCCTATCAAGAGCTAGGAGCTAGTGCACAGAGTATGGCTTGGGCAGATGCTTATACTGCACTAGAGCAAGGAGCAATTGATGCTCAGGAAAATACGCTAGATATCATTTTGAAGGAAAAAGTGCATGATGTTAATAAATATGTATCAAAGACAGGTGTTCAATTTGTATTTTCTTTCTTAATGGCGAGTCAGCAACTGTTTGATAAATATCCAGAGGATATTCAACAAATTATTAAAGAATCTGCAATGGAGGCGATGGTTGACGTAAATATAAACAATAGAAAACAAATGGAGCAAATGGAAGAAGAGTTAAAAGGATTAGGCATGGAATTTAATGAAGTAGACAAAGCTCCGTTCATAGAAAAAGTACAACCTGTATACGATAGTTGGAAAAAGGAATACGGTGACGAGTTGCTTAATAAAATCTTGGAATTAGAATAATTAAATATTGCTTTCATGGGGAACTGTCGACCTCTCTTAAACTATTATTTAAGAGAGGTCTTATCCCTTTTTTGGTTTAATGCATAAGGAAATAGGAAAGAAGGGGGTAGAACGATAATGAGCTTGTTTAAAAAGATAAGTAATGGTATCGATGCTTTTGTACGAGGAACAATTACTATATTTTTGGCAATTATGACTGTTGTACTTACTATTCAGATAGTGGCGCGTTTTGTTTTCCAATCTGGTACGATTTGGTCAGATGAACTATCCAGGTATCTAATGGTTTGGATGGTATTTTTAGGAGCGGCTGTACTAACGAAAAACGGAGGTCATATTACTGTCTCTATCATAGAAGACTATTTTCCTTCCACTACAAAATGGTTAGCACCCATTCAAAAGATAGTTTCTTTTATTTATGCAATTATCCTAACGAAATATGGTTTTGATACACTCCAGATTGTTGGGCAACAAATTTCACCCAATATGGGGATTTCGATGGGGATCGTATATTCTATTATTCCGATTTTTTCTATTATCATGATCATCCATATACTATTTGATTTTAAAGGTAAAATTAACCGAGAAGAAGGGATGGGTGGATCATGATTACATTATTCTTCTTAAGTGCAATTATATTATTTTTAATCGGCGTTCCGATGGCGGTAACACTAGGTGTATCATCAATTATTTATATATTATTAGCTGGGATTACTCCAGAGATAATGGTCCAAAAGCTCTTCACCGGTATTGATGTTTCGTCGTTAATGGCGATTCCATTTTTTATTTTGGCGGGTAACTTAATGTTAACAGGGGGATTAGCACAGCGAATTTTAGATTTAGCCAACTCGATGATCGGGAATCGAACTGGAGGACTTGGAATGGTTACCATCCTAGGATGCATGTTCTTTGCCGCTATTGCTGGAAGCTCAATTGCTACAGCAGCTGCGCTCGGGACATTGATGATCCCTGCTATGGTTAACAAAGGATATGATCGAAACTTTGCTACCGCTATAGTTGGGGCGGCCAGCCCGATGGGAGTTATTATACCTCCAAGTATTACCTTGATAATTTACGGTTCTTTATCTGGTGCTTCCATTTCAAAATTATATCAAATCGGAATTCCTGCCGGTATTTTGGTTGGAGTATGTTTATTAATAGCTGTTTATTTCATTTCAAAAAAGCATGGATATAAAGGAACGGATGAACCGTTCAGCATGAAAGCCTTTCTTTTGGCATTCAAAAGATCACTCTGGGCATTGGGCACGCCAATCATTTTAATGGGGGGTGTATTCTCGGGTGTGTTTACCCCAACTGAATCAGGGGTTGCAGCAGTAATTTACGCCATTTTAGTTGGTTTATTTATTTACCGAGAGTTAAAACTGAAGGATTTATGGCCGATATTTATGGATTCTGCAAAAACAACGGCATCTATTATGTTTATTATTGCCAACGCGTCTTTATTTGCCTATGTTATGGCTTATGAAAGAATTCCAAATAATATAGTTTCACAATTTTTATCGTTATCGGACAATCCTCTGATTATTTTATTAATTATTAATATCATTTTATTAATCTTCGGGACATTTATGGACACAATTGCAATCCTAGTTATAGTAGTGCCATTGTTTTTACCGATTGTTACACAAATGGGGATTGACATTACGTTATTTGGGATCATTGTAATTGTAAATACGGCAATTGGTATGGTTACACCACCGTTTGGGGGTACTTTGTTAATTGCATCAAGTATAGGTAAGGTACCTTTGATGAGTGCTGCTTATCGAGCATTCCCTTTAATTATGGCTTTAATTGTCTCGTTAGGTGTTATCACTTATCTTTTCTAAGATAATAGAGTATGCTCATAAAATAGCGCTCTAAATCATAAGTAATGCAGGAGAAGAAGTTTATTAGAATGTTGGTGCCAGACGTTTCGTGAGTCTGGCGCACTTGCATTCATTTTTCTATTATTGAGGATTCTTAACGTAGCGGTAGTTTTGTCAGCAAGTAAGTTGATATCTTC
This window encodes:
- a CDS encoding thiamine pyrophosphate-requiring protein, translated to MSENYTTSTAFLEALQEAGVSYIFANLGSDHPAMIEALALAKKQNKKFPEVITCPHEMVALTAASSYAQMTGEPQAVVVHVECGTQNLGGAIHNAAKGRIPVLIFAGASPYTQEGELLGSRNEFIHWLQDVHDQRGIVRGYTKYDNEIRTGSNVKQLVHRSLQIAKSNPKGPVYLVGPREVMEETTQKVNIDTNQWEPLASAALPAEDVKNIVADLKKAKKPLVITSYLGREREAVEELVKLCESLSIPVIESVPSYMNFPGDHSLHCGYQWWNSPDKIELLTDADVILVLDSDVPWIPMKHKPNGDCIIYHIDVDPLKQQMPLWYIKSKRSFYADCKIALRQINEMLDNESLDKTEIVTRRGKISNIHQQQVEEEQELEQINSEYITPEYLTSCIREIVDENTIILNEGISNYPIIYKHIRSNKPGSIISSGAGSLGWHGGAAIGVKLAYKDKTVISLTGDGSYMFSVPSTVHWMARKYNTPFLTVIYNNRGWKSPKLSTLGVHPDGVANEMSEFHVDFGPVTDYAKVAEAAGGAYAQTVKDPKDVKGALQNALQAIKEGRAAVLDVYLPAIHPEKDVDFGDKAVTLMK
- a CDS encoding aldehyde dehydrogenase family protein — protein: MSNVEGLNKSFLNGESVERLNKSFINGKWEEGLSSRSYDIVNPYDKSVITSVKLATSKQVEEAFELAAEAQKSWAKTTVEERREVLQKAADYLKENHDEIVQILSRETGGTILKANVEHHLTMEFLEEAIKYADEVGTSREVPGGPEGKVNKIYRLPLGVIASISPFNFPMNLSMRTIAPAIALGNSVVHKPDIQVGLSGGVILAKAFEFAGLPKGVFNMILTDIEEIGDDMLTNPHSKLISFTGSTAVGRHIGEIAGRNLKRVALELGGNSPLVVLSDADVDQAVNAAVFGKFIHQGQICMIINRIIVHQDVYDEFVEKFVERAKALPYGDQTDPTTVIGPLVNERQMEKALNFIEQAKKDGVTVALEGKKVGNVLTPTVFTDVDPSSNLAQSELFAPIATIIKAQSDEIAIEIANNTEHGLSSAIFTKDLEKGEELALQVDAGMTHINDQTVNDAPNIPFGGNKSSGLGRFGNPWVVGEFTTTKWVSVQTKYRQFPF
- a CDS encoding ketopantoate reductase family protein, producing MRIAIAGAGAMGSRFGYKLVETGHDVLLVDSWEEHVRTIQTNGLLVKEDHGMKSVKIKSALPQESEGEFDLLLILTKSMQTDQMMMNCQHLINSSTSVLTLQNGLGNIEVIEKYVSRDRIFAGVTTYAAEVLGPGKVQALGSGDTEIMQIDGNDSATVKLIAQALNAAGVRTEISSNVLASIWKKVSFNCALNPICTLMNNTVATVGCYEGIQDFVAGIIDEILLVAKSENIDIEKESIITMVNSVFDPKMSGHHIPSMLQDILNGRQTEVDYLNGAIVRLGEKYNIPTPNNKQIWHLIKMLEHTTKTPYIHEVIR
- a CDS encoding TRAP transporter substrate-binding protein — encoded protein: MVRFSFVILTVLSMLVIAACGSSSSSSSSSGAAQPEGSNEKQENNSESTGEDVLVLKLGHISPENTNAHQASVNFKELVEEKSNGKVKIEIYPFRQLGGDRELLEQMQFGTLDFGLINAPPVSGFAPETAIMDLPFLFKSWDHVENFLANTEVAEEYKSLTESANLKTLSLMARGYRHITNSKKPIETLEDLNGLKIRVIESPIYVQSYQELGASAQSMAWADAYTALEQGAIDAQENTLDIILKEKVHDVNKYVSKTGVQFVFSFLMASQQLFDKYPEDIQQIIKESAMEAMVDVNINNRKQMEQMEEELKGLGMEFNEVDKAPFIEKVQPVYDSWKKEYGDELLNKILELE
- a CDS encoding TRAP transporter small permease; this encodes MSLFKKISNGIDAFVRGTITIFLAIMTVVLTIQIVARFVFQSGTIWSDELSRYLMVWMVFLGAAVLTKNGGHITVSIIEDYFPSTTKWLAPIQKIVSFIYAIILTKYGFDTLQIVGQQISPNMGISMGIVYSIIPIFSIIMIIHILFDFKGKINREEGMGGS
- a CDS encoding TRAP transporter large permease; protein product: MITLFFLSAIILFLIGVPMAVTLGVSSIIYILLAGITPEIMVQKLFTGIDVSSLMAIPFFILAGNLMLTGGLAQRILDLANSMIGNRTGGLGMVTILGCMFFAAIAGSSIATAAALGTLMIPAMVNKGYDRNFATAIVGAASPMGVIIPPSITLIIYGSLSGASISKLYQIGIPAGILVGVCLLIAVYFISKKHGYKGTDEPFSMKAFLLAFKRSLWALGTPIILMGGVFSGVFTPTESGVAAVIYAILVGLFIYRELKLKDLWPIFMDSAKTTASIMFIIANASLFAYVMAYERIPNNIVSQFLSLSDNPLIILLIINIILLIFGTFMDTIAILVIVVPLFLPIVTQMGIDITLFGIIVIVNTAIGMVTPPFGGTLLIASSIGKVPLMSAAYRAFPLIMALIVSLGVITYLF